A region of Bradyrhizobium sp. CCBAU 53351 DNA encodes the following proteins:
- the pyk gene encoding pyruvate kinase, with product MRRSRHAKIVATLGPATTEANKIRDLYLAGTDTFRLNFSHGSQDDHARAFSAIRALEQEFGRPIGVLQDLQGPKIRIGLLEEGKLCLHAGESVRFVLDGARGGKQAIPLPHPEIFAAAHPGQKLLIDDGRVRLSVERPGDREMVARVIVGGPIRDHKGVNLPGASLDISPLTKKDRADLAFGLELGVDWVALSFVQKPSDLIEARALIGEAAGLVAKIETPMALDRIDDIIQLSDALMVGRGDLGVEIPPEDVPGRQKELVRACRLAAKPVIVATQMLDSMVAAPTPTRAEASDVATAIYDGADAVMLSAESASGAYPIEAVAMMDRIIRSTEQHRLYRSLIEASRVDEENTPPHAVAAAGADLAATIEAKAIVGFTASGTTAARISRKRPPVPILALTQDENVARRMCLLWGVHSVVASDPSGYEEITQIAAVAAQREGYARSGDLAVVVFGLPFGHRGATNNLRVAAC from the coding sequence ATGCGTCGTTCGCGCCACGCCAAGATCGTCGCAACCCTCGGTCCGGCCACAACCGAGGCTAACAAAATCCGTGATCTCTATCTTGCAGGCACAGATACCTTTCGCCTGAACTTCAGCCATGGCAGCCAAGACGACCACGCGCGCGCGTTTTCGGCGATCCGCGCGCTCGAGCAAGAGTTCGGCCGTCCCATCGGAGTGCTACAGGATCTGCAAGGCCCGAAAATCCGGATCGGCTTGCTTGAAGAGGGCAAGCTATGCCTGCATGCTGGAGAGAGCGTCCGCTTTGTCCTCGACGGAGCAAGAGGTGGAAAGCAGGCAATCCCTCTGCCGCATCCGGAAATATTTGCAGCTGCGCATCCAGGCCAAAAGCTGCTCATCGACGACGGCCGTGTGCGCCTGAGCGTCGAAAGACCGGGCGATCGCGAAATGGTCGCGCGCGTCATTGTCGGCGGCCCGATCCGCGATCATAAGGGCGTAAACCTGCCGGGGGCGTCGCTCGATATCTCGCCCCTCACCAAGAAAGATCGCGCCGATCTCGCCTTCGGCCTGGAGCTCGGTGTCGACTGGGTTGCGCTGTCATTTGTTCAGAAGCCTTCAGACCTGATCGAGGCGCGGGCCCTCATTGGTGAAGCAGCGGGCCTCGTCGCCAAAATCGAGACGCCCATGGCGCTTGATCGCATCGACGATATCATTCAGTTGTCAGACGCTCTCATGGTCGGGCGCGGTGATCTCGGGGTCGAAATCCCCCCAGAAGACGTGCCTGGCCGGCAAAAAGAACTCGTCCGCGCCTGCCGGCTGGCCGCAAAGCCCGTGATCGTCGCAACCCAAATGCTCGACTCTATGGTGGCGGCGCCGACGCCAACGCGCGCGGAAGCCTCAGATGTTGCGACCGCCATCTATGATGGCGCCGATGCCGTGATGCTGTCAGCCGAATCGGCAAGCGGCGCCTATCCCATCGAGGCCGTCGCCATGATGGATCGCATCATCAGGAGTACAGAGCAGCATCGTCTCTACCGGTCCCTGATTGAGGCCTCACGAGTTGACGAGGAGAATACGCCTCCGCATGCGGTCGCTGCCGCGGGTGCAGATCTTGCAGCCACCATCGAGGCCAAAGCCATCGTCGGCTTCACAGCCAGCGGGACGACCGCGGCCCGCATCTCGCGCAAGCGGCCGCCGGTTCCGATCCTTGCTCTGACGCAGGATGAAAACGTGGCGCGGCGCATGTGCCTGTTGTGGGGCGTACACAGTGTGGTGGCCAGCGATCCCTCTGGCTATGAGGAAATAACCCAGATCGCCGCCGTGGCGGCCCAGCGGGAAGGTTATGCGCGGTCGGGCGACCTGGCGGTGGTGGTTTTTGGCCTGCCATTCGGACATAGAGGCGCGACAAACAATCTCCGCGTGGCTGCCTGCTAA
- a CDS encoding FAD-dependent oxidoreductase: MNNPMGQSGKGKTVALAREGRPEHNWATDVLVVGSGAAGLSAALYAAKAGLRVTVCEKSARLGGTTALSNGMIWVPCSNQARSAKIDDSLAKSKTYLQHELGTYYRSGFVDAYLEDGPAALAALENGTEVKFTLASAPDYHSSQVGGVDKGRALSPAPYDGRLLGSDFDLIGNPIRVVLGGMMISSSEVRSFLNPFQSFASLRHVLRRVSRYARDRLGHRRGTELSGGNALIARLLVSLRKYGVEIWPESPLVELIKEEGRVTGAVVKSADSEIRVRASHGVILATGGFARNAQLRAELSGPHQHDDTLAHPDATGDGISLATRLGAAIDNNVASAGFWTPVSILKSGSSSQVVPYGWLDRGRPGVIAVGPDGKRFVNESNSYHDICLAMFNGGYPADKRFYFICDHDFVRLRGMGHLLPWPWTLSIGKYARLGYIKVARTIPELAKQLGLESAALQKTVEEHNAHASEGRDPLFNRGESAFNRTLGDSAVGKKNPNLGPIKTGPFVALPIVPATLGTATGLATDTCGQVLDGQERPIPGLYACGNDMTSPMRGIYPGAGITIGPAIVFAYRAVNSIVSSTQQEKAAAASGA; this comes from the coding sequence ATGAATAACCCGATGGGCCAATCAGGCAAGGGAAAGACCGTCGCACTCGCCCGAGAGGGGAGGCCGGAGCACAATTGGGCAACCGACGTTCTCGTGGTCGGTAGTGGTGCGGCCGGGCTTTCGGCTGCGCTCTATGCAGCAAAGGCAGGACTGCGCGTCACTGTCTGCGAAAAGTCGGCGCGGCTTGGCGGCACGACAGCTCTCTCCAATGGAATGATCTGGGTTCCTTGCTCGAACCAAGCGCGCTCGGCGAAGATCGACGACTCGCTTGCGAAGTCGAAGACCTACCTGCAACATGAACTTGGCACATATTACCGGTCAGGCTTTGTTGATGCCTATCTCGAGGACGGCCCGGCTGCGCTCGCCGCCCTTGAGAACGGGACTGAAGTCAAGTTCACGCTGGCCTCGGCCCCCGACTACCATTCAAGCCAGGTCGGCGGAGTCGATAAGGGCCGGGCACTGAGCCCCGCGCCTTATGACGGACGGCTTCTTGGCAGCGACTTCGATCTGATAGGCAATCCCATCCGCGTTGTGCTCGGCGGAATGATGATCTCATCGAGCGAGGTGAGAAGCTTCCTCAATCCGTTTCAATCCTTTGCCTCGCTCAGGCACGTCTTGCGCCGCGTCAGCCGCTACGCGCGTGACCGGCTTGGCCACAGGCGCGGCACCGAGCTCAGCGGAGGCAACGCCCTGATCGCGCGCTTGCTTGTGAGCCTGCGCAAGTACGGCGTCGAGATATGGCCGGAATCCCCGCTCGTAGAGTTGATCAAGGAAGAAGGCCGCGTCACCGGCGCGGTCGTTAAGTCGGCCGATTCCGAGATTCGCGTGCGCGCTTCCCATGGGGTGATCCTCGCAACGGGCGGGTTTGCGCGTAACGCGCAATTGAGAGCCGAGCTCAGTGGCCCCCACCAGCACGACGACACGCTCGCCCATCCCGATGCGACAGGCGACGGCATCTCTCTTGCGACAAGGCTCGGAGCGGCAATCGACAACAATGTTGCCTCTGCCGGCTTCTGGACGCCCGTATCGATTCTGAAGAGCGGCAGTTCCTCGCAAGTCGTTCCCTACGGCTGGCTCGACCGCGGCCGTCCCGGCGTCATTGCCGTGGGGCCAGATGGAAAGCGTTTTGTCAACGAATCCAATTCCTATCACGACATCTGCTTGGCGATGTTCAACGGTGGGTATCCGGCAGACAAGCGGTTCTATTTCATCTGCGACCACGACTTCGTACGGCTGAGAGGGATGGGGCATTTGCTGCCATGGCCATGGACCTTGAGCATCGGGAAATATGCGCGCCTTGGCTACATCAAGGTCGCCCGGACGATTCCAGAGCTTGCGAAGCAGCTGGGATTGGAGTCCGCCGCGCTTCAAAAGACTGTCGAAGAACACAACGCGCATGCGTCTGAGGGGCGCGATCCGCTGTTCAATCGCGGTGAATCGGCTTTCAATCGCACGCTCGGCGATTCGGCCGTGGGCAAGAAGAACCCAAACCTTGGGCCAATCAAAACCGGCCCGTTCGTCGCACTCCCAATCGTTCCGGCAACGCTCGGCACTGCAACCGGATTGGCAACCGACACTTGCGGGCAGGTATTGGACGGTCAGGAAAGGCCAATTCCAGGACTCTATGCTTGCGGCAATGACATGACCTCCCCGATGCGTGGGATCTATCCCGGAGCAGGCATCACCATTGGGCCAGCCATTGTGTTCGCGTACCGGGCCGTCAACAGTATCGTTTCCTCGACGCAGCAAGAGAAAGCTGCTGCCGCTTCGGGAGCGTGA